Proteins from one bacterium genomic window:
- a CDS encoding IPT/TIG domain-containing protein: MRRAMMLLIVGLGGCALPPGPETAVPDLVGRVDFGATRTSQATLDEVGVAATVTLISAVTNRSVASTITDPTGRFFLTLRNWKPTAGEVYYLEAIKGLSENLAGNSAARVRTMGRWNAGAWEFMTQKELSITSGTTAIAVLTSHLGTASVPVTGLIGKMIVGQSDDSLMPATADTFLHAGTGITNAQFHKVHELVEQAIAADTDPVDRIVPLGETFVLKAGMGVGGYVVAPTLHAVVPQAAPPGSLVTLYGLDFAGAKQDNAVYFGNRLASIISSDPQQLVVQVPAGATSGNLTVRTGGGTSAALPFTVTAIAATDVGGTFSPR; the protein is encoded by the coding sequence ATGCGCCGAGCGATGATGTTGCTGATCGTGGGGCTGGGAGGCTGCGCCCTCCCGCCCGGGCCTGAAACGGCCGTGCCGGATCTGGTCGGGCGGGTGGATTTCGGCGCGACGCGCACGAGCCAGGCGACCCTTGATGAGGTCGGGGTGGCGGCGACCGTCACCTTGATCAGCGCCGTGACCAATCGCTCGGTTGCATCCACCATCACCGATCCGACCGGGCGCTTCTTCTTGACGTTGCGCAACTGGAAGCCCACCGCCGGCGAGGTCTACTATCTCGAGGCCATCAAGGGCTTGAGCGAGAACCTTGCGGGCAACTCGGCCGCTCGGGTGCGGACCATGGGGCGCTGGAACGCCGGCGCCTGGGAGTTCATGACCCAGAAGGAGCTCAGCATCACCTCGGGGACCACTGCGATCGCAGTCCTGACGAGTCACCTAGGCACTGCCTCGGTGCCAGTCACGGGCCTCATCGGCAAGATGATCGTCGGCCAGTCCGACGATTCCTTGATGCCTGCGACCGCCGACACCTTCCTGCATGCGGGGACCGGCATCACGAATGCTCAGTTCCACAAGGTGCACGAACTGGTCGAGCAGGCTATCGCCGCGGACACGGACCCGGTGGATCGGATCGTGCCCCTGGGGGAGACGTTCGTCCTCAAGGCCGGGATGGGGGTGGGCGGTTATGTGGTCGCACCGACCCTCCACGCCGTCGTGCCCCAGGCGGCTCCGCCCGGATCCCTCGTCACGCTGTACGGTCTTGACTTCGCTGGGGCGAAACAAGACAATGCCGTCTACTTTGGTAACCGTCTTGCCTCGATCATCAGCTCGGATCCTCAACAGCTCGTCGTTCAGGTGCCGGCGGGCGCGACCAGCGGCAACCTGACAGTCCGAACCGGCGGCGGCACGAGCGCTGCCCTGCCTTTTACCGTTACCGCAATCGCCGCCACCGATGTCGGTGGGACCTTCTCTCCACGTTGA